The sequence AGCACAGATGCCTCACCCAGAACTGCTAGCCACTGCTGCTCTCTCCCACATCACCAGCTGCATGGTTTGAGTCTTTCAGATCCCTCTGAGTTTCAGTAGAAAGGCTCCTCAAAGGCTAACACCACACTTACAGTCCCCTGCATATCTGTATCACGGGATCCAGAAAGCATAACAAGAAATAAAACTGCAAGTGTGGGTTCCCTAGGCATGCTTGTTTCCAGAGCAGTCTATATGCAAAACTGGCAAATTATGTTATGAAGTTCATATTTTTGTCCCTAACTCTTGTATGTGGCAGACTGATATCTGACAATATTGAGTGACGTGGGGCTCCTATTACATAGCCTAGAAGGAATGTTGAGTGATAGACTGACCACTCAACAGAATTCATTCTTTTAATTTATGTTCACACTTGTGTATGTCTGAagtgggaggttttttttttttaaagattttatggcATCTCATTTTCACTCTCTGCCAGGATAAACCACTGCTTGCCTTGGTATGCTCAGAATGGTTGGTATCCTCAGCAATGGTCCATGTCATGAATCACTTTGGTGGAACCTGAGCAAAGATAATGAATCCTGTTTGCTGTCTGAAGCCTTCCTGTGTCAACAAGTACCATAAACACTAGCAAAATGAGAGACAACAAGTTTGAAAGACTTTAGAGGCAATATTAATGGAAAGGCTCTATCTGGGCAACATAGTTTTTGTTaaacatagtttttattttacagtaATTATAGACTTACCAGAAATGATAAAACGGTACAAAATCCCACATAGCCTCTATTCAGTTTCCTCTAGTTGTAAGATCTCCTACAAGTGTGCAACTTCAAAACCAACATTAGTACAATGGTGTAATATTCACTGCCACTAGATTTTTACACAAATTAGTGTTTATGTATGTAGATGTATAAAATATTAGCATGGGAATAGTTCTATGTACTAAACATTAGAAGCAAGATACAAAACTATATTATCAGCCTAAATGAACTTATTTCATGTCATAGTAATATATATCCTATAGACTATGCAGTCCTGAAACCTAGAAATCATTAATCTGTTCCTCCCTCTCCATAGTTCTGACATTTCAGCAATGCTATAGAAATGCAACTGTACAGCAAGTAACCTTTTGagattaccttttttttttttcatttactataCTATATCCCAAGGCTCATTCAAGTTGTATATCTTATTAGTCTGTCCCTTTTCACTACAGAGTAATATTCCATGTTAGGAATGCTTTAACTACTTACCCATTGCAGAATAGTTCTCATTTGAGGCTATCTCAAATAGAGCTTTTATGAAACATTCTGTCAAAGTTTTTGTGCCCAGGCAGTGCAACTGCTGGGTCATATGTTAAATGTACATTTAACTTTATAAAATACTTCCAAATTCTTCTACAGCATAACAGTATTTGACATCCTTGTCTTTGGTGTATGAGAAATATAGTTTGCATCCATAACAATATTTGGTGTTTTCACTATCATCTCTTTAGCAATCCTCTTGAGTACATGTCACACTACACTCCAGCTTTAATTTGCATTCCTCAATGACATATGAAGTTCGACATATTTTTACAACATTACCTGCCGTCTATATATCTTCTTTTGTGAAAAACGTCCATTTATTTCCTACTTGGAtggtttatttttgagttttaatcatatttaatttttccatatttatCATATTAGATACTACAAGGGTTGCAAGTAATTTCTTATCttcttattctctttttccttttttcctttctttacaaaataaagttttaattttggTGAAGTCCAAAATGTCTACTTTGTGTTCTTCTGCATTGTCCTTTTGGGCTGAAGTTTAAAAACGTGTCTCCTGAAGATTTTTCTCATATGTTATTTTTCTAAAAGGTCTCTTTGTCTTACATTAAATCCATGAAACATTTTTGAAGTACAGTTAGAATTTATTTTGCTGGCCTATAGAAGTTCAATTTGCCAAAATGACTGCCCTTTATTCCCTGAAACAATTTTGTACTTTGTCAAAATTAGTCAGGCATACAATCGTGGGtttatttctgcattttcttttctgttcctctgatTTATATGTCTAGTCTTCCATGAATATCACAGTATCCCCATTACAGCAACTTTATAAGAATTCTTGAAGTTATATAATGTGAGTCCTCCAACTTtatcttctttgaaaataatttagtttATAAATTGTATGCCAAGTCATTTCATCCACCCATTTTTGTCTTCCCGCTTTATTCTAGGGGAGACAGCTCTTCCATAAGaccttccttttcttgttccaACTCCTGCAAACGCTGCTGATTTTGCTCCAGTCTGTTTTCCAACCACTGCAGTAGGGGCCCACTGACTATGGACATCTGACTGCACAGATGCTTGGTGAAGACGGAGCCATTATGGATCTTGGTTACTGAGTCCAGATGTGTAAGTCTGTGAATCTTCCTATATGCGTCTTGTTCTTCCTGACACAGGATCCTTGGCAGCTCTATTGCTGATTTGAGGCATACTTTCCCAATGGTGGTATGAGGCACAATATGGATTGGGATTTCAATTCTCTCATATTCTGAGCTCTTTGGGTCTTGTACAGATTGGAAGCAAGTGTAGAGTACCCGGCCAGTCTTTGAGGTTTTGTCTTCTATGAAACAAGCAAAAATCAGTCCTACAAAGCCTTGATCCATCATCTGGTACATGGCTTGTGTATGGATATCCACATGGGAAGGCCAAACGGTTATATGAGGGTGGGAATGATACCAGCCAACAACTCTCAGGGGACGACCTGTTTGTTCAGCTGACCTTTCTGCTTCGATGGAGGCTGCAGACAGTTGCTCTGGAGAGATT comes from Onychomys torridus chromosome 20, mOncTor1.1, whole genome shotgun sequence and encodes:
- the LOC118570897 gene encoding lys-63-specific deubiquitinase BRCC36-like, with the translated sequence MALQMMQKVRAVHLESDAFLVCLNHALSTEKEEVMGLCIGELNDDTRSVSKLTYAGTEMGAVAEKMDAPVRIVHIHSVIILRRSDKTKDRVEISPEQLSAASIEAERSAEQTGRPLRVVGWYHSHPHITVWPSHVDIHTQAMYQMMDQGFVGLIFACFIEDKTSKTGRVLYTCFQSVQDPKSSEYERIEIPIHIVPHTTIGKVCLKSAIELPRILCQEEQDAYRKIHRLTHLDSVTKIHNGSVFTKHLCSQMSIVSGPLLQWLENRLEQNQQRLQELEQEKEGLMEELSPLE